Genomic segment of Steroidobacter denitrificans:
GCGATCAGCCTGAGCGCCTTGATCACAGGATCCATGGATATCGAGACATCGAAAAATCCGTTCAGCCCGATCTATCGAGATACGGCCGCCCGGGACGCCTGCCGCCGGGCTTTCACCGCCTCGATGACCTTGAAGCCGCCGGCCTGCGCGATCGTGTGCACTGCGGCGAAGCCGCGCGCCAGTTCGGCCTCATAGGGCAGGTGTCGATTGGCCACCAGCCACAAACGGCCGCCGCCGGCCAATGCCTGTGCAGCCGCGGCCAGGAACCGCCGGCCGATGTCCGGACGATCGGCGCCGCGCTGTGCGTGAAAAGGCGGATTGGTGACGATGACGTCATAACGGCGCGCCAGACCGGCCATTACGTCATGCCAAAGAAAATCGATGGCGATACGCGCCTGGAACGGCGCCAGGTTCACGCGCGCCAGATCCAAGGCACGCCGTTCCGCGTCGATGACATCCAGGGCCTCGATACCCGGACAGCGCTCCAGCAATTGTACCGACAGATAGCCATGACCCGCCCCCAGATCCGCGGCATGGCCAGCCAAATCCAAGGGCAGCAACGAGCCCAGCAGCGCGGAGGCCGGGTCGATCCGGTCCCAGGCGAAAAGACCCGGCCGACTGACATAACGCCCGCCGGCGATCCGTCTGGGAGCATCGAGCCGTACCCAAGCCTGCGCCAGCATCGGATCGGCGGCGCCCTGCAGCGGCCCGCTCCAGAACACGCGGCATTTGTTCTTGACCATGACCTCGACGGGACCGGCCAGACGTTCCAGATCCGCCTGCACCGATCTTGCCCCTTCATTGTTGCTCGCGCAGGCCAGGACCCGCCCACCGGGCGCGGCCGCCATGACTGCGCGCGCCAGCAACGTACGCGCCTCATCGCGCTGACGCGGCGGCAAGACCAGGACCAGCGCATATCCGCCGGGCACCGGCGGATCCTCCCCGGGCAGAATCACCGGATGCCCCGTGTGCATCAATTCATCCACCTCGGGTTTGAATGTTTGCTCGCACACCAGGCCGGGCAGACGGCAGCCTGATAAAACGCCGCCGGCCCGCGCGCGCAAAAACAGGACCGCGGGAGCATTCCCGTCCGCCGCGTCCAGGCACGTACCGCCGGAGGGCCATGCCAGCCGGCCGTGCCGAATCGGTAAAAACAATGTATCGAGTACGGCGTCCGTGGCGCTGCTATCCAGCCAGCTTTTCCAGCGCCGCCAGCAGCACGCAGATCGCCACGCCCTCCGCGGCCGGGCCGACTTCGGCCAGGTCCGGGAAGCTCGGTGCGATGCGGATGGTACGATCCTCGGGATCCTGGCCATAAGGATGAGTCGCGCCCGCCGGGGTCAATTCCACGCCGGCCTGTTTCGCCAGCTTCACGACTTCCCGAGCGGTCCCCGGCAGGACATCCAAGGAAATGAAATATCCTCCCTTGGGCTGCGTCCATTTCGCCACACCCGTGCCTCCGAGCAGCTCGGCGAACACCGCCTGCACCTTGGCGAATTTAGGCGCCAGGATGGCTCGATGACGGTCCATGAGCGCGGCGATGCCGCCGACGTTGTGCAGCAGGCGCAGATGGCGCAGCTGATTCAGCTTGTCGCCGCCGATCGTGCGTTTTTCCATGCGCGCCAGATACCACCGGACGTTGGCCGGCGAGCTCGCGAACAATGCCACGCCGGCACCGGCAAAGGTCACCTTGGACG
This window contains:
- a CDS encoding class I SAM-dependent methyltransferase; this translates as MCEQTFKPEVDELMHTGHPVILPGEDPPVPGGYALVLVLPPRQRDEARTLLARAVMAAAPGGRVLACASNNEGARSVQADLERLAGPVEVMVKNKCRVFWSGPLQGAADPMLAQAWVRLDAPRRIAGGRYVSRPGLFAWDRIDPASALLGSLLPLDLAGHAADLGAGHGYLSVQLLERCPGIEALDVIDAERRALDLARVNLAPFQARIAIDFLWHDVMAGLARRYDVIVTNPPFHAQRGADRPDIGRRFLAAAAQALAGGGRLWLVANRHLPYEAELARGFAAVHTIAQAGGFKVIEAVKARRQASRAAVSR